A single region of the Nicotiana sylvestris chromosome 6, ASM39365v2, whole genome shotgun sequence genome encodes:
- the LOC138871842 gene encoding uncharacterized protein: MRGLICNRAFDTLLAQYGVNHKISTLYYPQASGQVEVSNREIKSILSKTVYTNRIDWSKKLDDALWAYRNAYKTLISMSPYRLVFEKACHLPIELEHKSMWALRKLNLEWDVAANLCVEQLSELNEF, encoded by the coding sequence atgaggggtctcatttgtaatagagcttttgacactttgcttgcacagtatggtgtcaatcacaaaatATCTACCCTTTATTatcctcaggcgagtggccaagttgaagtctcaaacagggaaatcaagagtatattgtcaaagacggtatATACAAATAGGAtagattggtcaaagaaattggatgatgctctatgggcttataggaatGCTTATAAGACTCTGATtagtatgtctccgtaccggttggtgtttgagaaagcttgccatctaccgattgagttagagcacaagtccatgtgggctttgaggaagctgaatcttgaatgggatgtggcagctaATCTTTGTGTGGAGCAGCTTAGTGAACTtaatgaattctga